From Desulfuribacillus stibiiarsenatis, a single genomic window includes:
- a CDS encoding methyl-accepting chemotaxis protein: MKISAQIAQEIVDFIYNRTGFHSIVCNDQAEIIGDSAKTRFGIQHAGAKKLLTSNTTIIKITAEDAIASNGSIKEGVNLPIEFNGAKIGTFGIAGDLNFTVPVASIAAELISTRLRDEQTKITLIDYVGRLNDSAQETVAAIEQITASSQELASTSETVAASSTRASQYVQNTNNILDLLAKIAQQTKMLGLNAAIEASRAGEFGRGFLVVAKEVSKLAEESRKSSDDIANILETLKSVIETVSVDIQQTSVIAGEQSKALQDIARLADEVQEVVRSLTRIAEQL, encoded by the coding sequence ATGAAGATATCTGCTCAAATTGCACAAGAAATAGTAGATTTTATTTATAACCGAACTGGCTTCCATTCTATTGTGTGTAATGACCAAGCGGAAATCATCGGTGATTCGGCTAAGACTCGTTTCGGAATTCAACATGCAGGTGCGAAGAAACTGCTGACTTCTAACACGACAATTATTAAAATTACTGCAGAAGATGCGATTGCATCCAATGGCTCAATAAAGGAAGGTGTTAACTTACCGATTGAGTTTAACGGAGCTAAGATAGGGACATTCGGGATTGCAGGAGATTTGAATTTTACGGTCCCTGTTGCCAGCATTGCAGCAGAGTTGATTTCGACACGCTTGCGTGATGAGCAGACGAAAATCACATTAATTGACTATGTAGGTAGGCTTAATGACTCCGCGCAAGAAACAGTTGCTGCCATTGAGCAGATTACCGCTTCATCACAAGAGCTAGCGTCTACAAGTGAAACCGTTGCTGCATCGTCAACAAGAGCTTCTCAATATGTGCAGAACACCAATAATATTTTAGACTTACTAGCCAAAATAGCACAGCAAACGAAAATGCTTGGATTAAACGCAGCGATTGAAGCTTCTAGAGCAGGAGAATTCGGCAGAGGATTCCTGGTTGTTGCGAAGGAAGTTAGTAAATTAGCGGAAGAAAGTCGGAAGTCTTCCGATGATATCGCGAATATCCTAGAGACCCTGAAGTCCGTTATTGAGACTGTATCTGTTGATATTCAACAAACGAGCGTCATAGCAGGAGAACAATCGAAAGCATTACAAGATATTGCTCGTCTAGCAGATGAGGTACAGGAAGTAGTCCGTAGTTTAACAAGAATTGCAGAGCAGCTATAA
- a CDS encoding ABC transporter ATP-binding protein produces the protein MTKNVLEIINLQKKIKDHEIVKGITLSVKESEVFGFLGHNGAGKTTTIRMIMGLIKPTAGTVKICGYDIRDNFTKAMEHVGCIIESPDMYKYMSGTDNLKHFANMYGNITQSRIDEVVELVGLTKRIGDKVEEYSTGMCQRLGLAQAILSKPKLLILDEPTNGLDPSGIREFRELIIHLAREEKMGVFVSSHILSEIQLMCQRVAVIQMGEVLTVAEVSELIQEGKTIWELDQPKKAQVLLESKFGISSQITEDAKLSASISPQQLMEINQMFVQNAIQIAYVSKESESLEEIFLHLTKAKGETIAQTS, from the coding sequence ATGACGAAGAATGTACTAGAGATAATCAACCTACAGAAAAAGATTAAAGACCATGAAATAGTCAAAGGGATTACCCTATCCGTGAAAGAATCCGAGGTATTTGGTTTTCTAGGGCATAACGGTGCAGGAAAGACTACAACCATACGTATGATCATGGGGCTTATTAAACCAACAGCAGGAACAGTGAAAATCTGTGGTTACGACATTAGAGACAATTTCACAAAGGCTATGGAGCACGTTGGCTGTATTATAGAAAGCCCTGATATGTATAAATATATGTCGGGAACGGACAATCTAAAGCATTTTGCAAATATGTATGGTAACATCACGCAATCGCGAATCGACGAAGTGGTAGAACTCGTCGGTTTAACGAAACGTATCGGCGATAAAGTAGAAGAATATTCAACTGGGATGTGCCAAAGGCTTGGCTTAGCGCAAGCAATCCTCAGTAAGCCCAAGCTGCTGATTCTCGATGAACCGACCAATGGTTTGGACCCCAGTGGTATTCGTGAGTTCCGAGAGCTAATTATTCACTTAGCACGGGAAGAGAAAATGGGTGTTTTCGTTTCCAGTCATATTTTATCGGAAATCCAACTGATGTGTCAGCGAGTGGCTGTCATCCAGATGGGTGAAGTTCTAACAGTTGCGGAAGTTTCAGAACTTATACAGGAAGGTAAGACAATTTGGGAGCTAGATCAACCGAAAAAAGCGCAGGTTCTTCTAGAATCAAAGTTTGGGATTTCGTCGCAAATTACTGAAGATGCTAAGTTATCAGCTAGTATCAGTCCGCAACAGTTAATGGAAATTAATCAGATGTTTGTCCAGAACGCTATACAAATCGCATATGTAAGCAAAGAATCAGAGAGTTTGGAAGAGATTTTCTTACACTTAACAAAAGCAAAGGGTGAAACAATTGCTCAAACTAGTTGA